A region of the Nitrososphaerota archaeon genome:
TGCCAAATGAAAGCAATAGATATGTTGGACCACTATCTGGGAAAAAGACAAACGCCATACCAAGTAAGACCCCTGCTATCGCAAGTGAGAGGTAAGCAAGACCTGCGGCGATACAATAAATGTCTTCAGACTTTATCCCTAACATTTTGGCACCTTCTATATCCGCGGGAACCGCGCGGATAACCTTCCCGATATAAGTTTTCTTAAGAAAAACGTAAAGTATTATAAATGCCGCAAAGGAAAAAGCAAAACCTATCAAAAAACGAGGAGGTGGGGTCAATCCAAAGAAATCTATATTAGTGAGCAGATAGGGTGTGATTAGGCTTCTCGCATCCGCGGTGAATAGCAGAAGCATTAAATTTTGGAGTATTATGCTTAGAGAAAAGGTCATGAGTGCTGTAAAATAAAATCTTTCGAAAATTAGCTTGTTTACGAGAAATTTTTGTATAAAATATCCAAGAACATACAGCAAAGGTGCAACAACTACCAAAGATAAAAGAGGATCAACCTTTAAAAAGTTTGAGACAATTAACGCTAGGTACGCTGCAAAGACAGCGACATCACCATGAGCCAGGTTAATAACTCTCATTATACCCGCAATAATTGACATACCCAATGCAGTTAAAGCAAATACTCCACCTAACAATAAACCGTTTAGCGCATAATTCAAAATCGGAAGTACTTCCAATTATACCCCCTTCTTACACTTCTCTTCAATATTGATATTTTAATTTTTTGATCGTAATCTCCCTTTTAATGAGGTCAGACCCATACCCTTTATCTTGCCCCCTTCTATATGCAAAACTATGATCGGTTTCTTTTGAATCCCCTTATCCATGCTAACAACAAAAATGCAAGCCGACTTAGAGTTTAAGTAATTTTTCCGCGTTTCTGCCTAGAATATTTTCTTTCTCAGACTGAGGTATTAGCATAGCCTCTATCCCTCTTATGTTTTCGCCTATGAACTCCTCAGGCGGTCCAAAAGGATAATCTGATCCGAAGAGCATCCTCTCCGGACCAAAGAAAGCATAACCGCACATAAGACTAGCAACCGAATCACCATTTAAAGCGGTATCCCCATATATCTGCTTGAAGTAACTTTCAACCGACTCGCCTAAAATTTTCTGCAGATTTTGAGCTACCACACCAATGGTTACTCTCCGAACAAAGTAGGGAAACATCCCTCCTAGGTGATGAGTAACTATCTTTAAAGTTGGAAACTTTTTTAGAGTGCCGCTACATATCAATCGCCACACGGCTTGTGTGGTATCAAAAGGCCAGCCAAAGATCTGTAAACACTTCCAACCATATTCCATATCAACTAAAGGATAGCTCTCCCAATGGGTTGGATGAAGAAAAACTGGTACATCGTATTTAGCAATCTTCTCGTAGAAGGGATGATATTCTGCAGAGTCTATGCCTTTGCCATATTGATTTGTAGCTATTGTCACACATCTAAACCCCAGTTCCCTTATCGCTCTATCTACCTCATCCAGCGCGCTTTCGACATCAAATAGCGGTATTAACGCGCAGCCAACAAATTTCTCAGGATACTTGTTAGTAAGCTTAGCGATATAATCGTTCGATAATTTGCATATTCTAATAGCTTCCTTTGGTTCCTTTTCAAAACCTAGCAATATAGGCGAGGTCGGGCTCAATACTTGCATATCAATCTTAAAACGCTCCATTACCTTAAGTCGATAGTGGGGATCAGAATTCTCTGGCGGGTAAGGGAATTGCCATTTTGACCCATCTTGATCGAGCGGGCCGTAATAACTTTTTTTCATTAAAATTTTTCCGACATCCGGAGGGATAATATGTGAAGAAAAATCAATTATCATACATATTACACCTAACCTCTTATCGTCGGTTTATACCTTATAAACTTAACGCTTAGCATATCCTAGGGGCAAGAGATATGGAGTGGGGGCTCCCGTAATACACAATATAGTGCAAGTTTAGCTTATGCTTGTTTTTCTTTTTCGCCACTCGAATTCTGTTTTGTCCTCAACCTTTCTTACAGTTAGTAGGAGGTTGTTGTAAAGTGGGTTGGTCCAGGGGCAGTCTAGTCTGATGTGTGGTGGTCTGGTTTCATCCCTCTGAAGAATCGCTAGCGCTATCACCTCACCTACCTCCAGTAAGTCAAAGACTTCTAATGTCCTCATCAGCTCGTGAGAGTTCTCGACTTTAAGACTATTGCAAGCTTTCCTTTTCAAAATCGCCAAATATTTCAGAGCCGCTTTAACTAATGTTGCGGAACGAATTCTAATACCGACGTAATCATTCATGATTTGTTGAAGTGCTAAGTTAAACTCCTTCCAGCTCGCTCCCCTACTTCTGTTCAGCAGAGTTGAACAGAACTCCTTCCTCTCTTTTATTAAAGGACTTTCTTCAACATTTTCAAATAATGATATCCTTTTAGCGTTTTGAGCTGCACTGCCACCTGCTATCCACCCAAAAACTGCAGCCCCAGCTATGTCTGCTCTAAAATTCCCTACAAGATCTCCTGCTGCATAGAGTCCTTCTAGGCTTGTCTCCCCTCTTACGTTAATTTCTACTCCTCTTCCGATGAGCATAGGTTCGTATCTAGTAAACTCGTAGCGGTATCGCTTGAAATCTATCCCTTCGTCTTTAAGATAATCAAGGAGTGCTGTATTGCCTTCGTTCTTTAACCCCCATATCATATACTCTAAATCTTCTTCGCTTGTTTCACTGCAATCCATGTAAACGGGGCTTTTGCCGGATTGCATCATGTAGTTGAACACATCGTGCCATATGTCTGCAGCGATGTCTCCAAGTTCTTTGGTAGGTTTGGTAACCCAGGGGCTGATTCGATTACCAAAGAGGTCTGTTAATACGCCTATCCAAGTAGCTTTACCACACCTCTCCAAATATTTTGGACCCGCGTGCGTATATGGGACCTCCATGTTGACCAGCTTAGCACCACTTCTATACGCCATGGCTATACCTGCGCCAGTGTTACTTGGGCACCAAGCGGTGTTGAAGGGCCAGCCTGGTGTGATAGAAGGATATAATCTGGTCGTAGAGCCTGTGCATAAAACCACGCTCTTCGCCCTAAATATCTTCATCACGGGGTCGTCTTTTGAGACATCTAAGCCGATCGCCCCGATAACTCTCCAATTTTTAGTGATTAAATCTATAATCGGTGTTTTACTTAGAATATGAACCCCTTTTTCCCTCGCAACCTTAACTAGTGTTGGTTTTTGTTCGGCTCCCGCATACTTTAGGAAGATGCGTGGTCTCTTTGGGAGTGCGTGGCCTGTGAACTCCCAGTAACCGTGTGGTCTCATGGGGATACCATACGATTCCCACTTCTGAACTATCTCAAAGGAGTTCCTATAAAATGTATAAACTAGATCTACATCGTACCACCATCCTCCTGTTAGAGATGTTAGATGTTCCTCGATTATTGGTTCTATGTCTTCACCGTGCACTTCGGGTATGTAACACTGGAAGTGATCGTTGCCTGTCGCTCCTGCTCCGCTGCGCAGAGGGTTCGCTTTGTCCGCTATCACCGTTTTCGCACCTAGTTCCGCAGCCCTTATTCCGGCCATTAGCCCCGCAATTCCGCCACCTACAACCAAGACATCTGCCTCGATCGGTGTAAGATCCAGTTCTACACCCAAGATCTATTCCTCCTTCTTAGCCTCAACATAAAGCAGCATAAGCGGTAGGGGGAAACGCAGCTCTATGGCACCCATTGGACAATCCAGCTTACACGCATTACAATGCCAACATTCCTCAGGGTACGCAACTTCTGGAAAGCCATCCTTTATTCTTATAACATCAAGAGGACAGATTTCAGCACAGGTAGCACAACCATTACATTTTTCCAAATCAATAACTGGTGGCATCGTCTTTGTGTTGATCAAAACTATATTTAAAAGCTTACCGCTCCAACCTAAGACACAATTAACACACTCTCTTAAGATGATTATTCACCTCTGCCTAAACAGCCTCACCAGAGAAACAAGAAACTTCTGGAACAAATCGAGGGCGCTTTAACAATAATGAGTAGTTTTCCGTAAGGTTTATGTGTTGGTTTTGTTGGCGGTGTTGCAGAGAGTTTGGCGAGGATACATTCGCATAGAAGAGGTAAGTCGCATTCAACTAGGCCGACTTCGAAGAGGGCTCCTAGCTGGGTTACTCATAGCCCTGAGGAGGTTGAGGCTTTGATTGTGAAGTTGGCTAAAAGCGGTTTAAAGCCTTCTGAGATCGGTGTTAGGCTTAGGGATGAGTATGGTATACCTCTTGTTAAACCTATTTTAGGGAAATCGGTAACTGATGTGTTGAGGGAGAATAATCTGCTAGGCGATCTCCCGGAGGATCTGGAGCGTTTGCTTGCGCGGGCTAAGCGGCTTCAGGAGCATCTTGCGGTTCACAGAAGTGATAGGAAGAATGTGCGTTCGCTTGAGTTGCTTGAGGCTAAGATACATAGGCTCTCGAAGTACTATAAGAGGATTGGGCGTCTTCCTCAAGATTGGAAGTATTCTGCTGTAGTGGCTCAGTTGGCGTGAAGATAGGTGAAAGTTGGGTAATCTAGAGGCTCTGAAGGCAAAGGCTTCCCTCATCGCTGAAAAGATCGTAGAGGCGGCTGAAAGTAGGAAGCGGATACTTATCGTAGGCCATATAGATGCTGACGGCATATCTTCTGCAAGCCTTATAGCAAGAGCACTAAGGTGCCTAGAAGCATCTTATAACATACGTATCCTAAACGACCTCACAACCACAGCGCTGGAGGAGTTGAGGTGTGAAGACTACGACCTCTACGTTCTTTGTGAATTAGGTGGGGGAATGCTCAAGGTGTTAGAAAACTATTTGGGTTCACGGTGGGTTCTTATAGACCACCACCAAGTTCCGGAGGATGAGCTCGCACACCCTTCTATTCTTAACGCTTGGTGCTACGGGTTTGATGGTGGTGTAGAAGCCTGCGCCTCAACCCTGGCCTACTTTGTTTCATCAGCCATTGACCACAGCTTGAGGGGCTTCAGCTGGCTTCCGGTAGTTGCTGCTTTGGCTGATAAACAGGACCAAGGTGAGCGAAGATCGTTAGTAGGTGCCAATAAGGTCGTTTTAGAGGCAGCGAAGGATGCTGGTCTAGTGAGTGAGAGTATAGACCTCCTCTTCTATGGTCGTGAAACCAGAGCCGTGCATGAGGCGCTAGCCGCTACCACAACACCCTACATTCAAGGTCTGAGTGGTAACCGTGAAGCCTGCCTCACAGCGTTAAGTGCTGCTGGTATCAAGCTGAGGAGCGACGATCACTGGCGTACCTT
Encoded here:
- a CDS encoding branched-chain amino acid ABC transporter permease, producing MEVLPILNYALNGLLLGGVFALTALGMSIIAGIMRVINLAHGDVAVFAAYLALIVSNFLKVDPLLSLVVVAPLLYVLGYFIQKFLVNKLIFERFYFTALMTFSLSIILQNLMLLLFTADARSLITPYLLTNIDFFGLTPPPRFLIGFAFSFAAFIILYVFLKKTYIGKVIRAVPADIEGAKMLGIKSEDIYCIAAGLAYLSLAIAGVLLGMAFVFFPDSGPTYLLLSFGILVLGGWGSIRGTFVGGLIFGLAMSFGGLFFGSRFQLVFCYLIILIVLIIRPRGIFGGKI
- a CDS encoding amidohydrolase, which translates into the protein MIIDFSSHIIPPDVGKILMKKSYYGPLDQDGSKWQFPYPPENSDPHYRLKVMERFKIDMQVLSPTSPILLGFEKEPKEAIRICKLSNDYIAKLTNKYPEKFVGCALIPLFDVESALDEVDRAIRELGFRCVTIATNQYGKGIDSAEYHPFYEKIAKYDVPVFLHPTHWESYPLVDMEYGWKCLQIFGWPFDTTQAVWRLICSGTLKKFPTLKIVTHHLGGMFPYFVRRVTIGVVAQNLQKILGESVESYFKQIYGDTALNGDSVASLMCGYAFFGPERMLFGSDYPFGPPEEFIGENIRGIEAMLIPQSEKENILGRNAEKLLKL
- a CDS encoding FAD-binding protein, yielding MAGIRAAELGAKTVIADKANPLRSGAGATGNDHFQCYIPEVHGEDIEPIIEEHLTSLTGGWWYDVDLVYTFYRNSFEIVQKWESYGIPMRPHGYWEFTGHALPKRPRIFLKYAGAEQKPTLVKVAREKGVHILSKTPIIDLITKNWRVIGAIGLDVSKDDPVMKIFRAKSVVLCTGSTTRLYPSITPGWPFNTAWCPSNTGAGIAMAYRSGAKLVNMEVPYTHAGPKYLERCGKATWIGVLTDLFGNRISPWVTKPTKELGDIAADIWHDVFNYMMQSGKSPVYMDCSETSEEDLEYMIWGLKNEGNTALLDYLKDEGIDFKRYRYEFTRYEPMLIGRGVEINVRGETSLEGLYAAGDLVGNFRADIAGAAVFGWIAGGSAAQNAKRISLFENVEESPLIKERKEFCSTLLNRSRGASWKEFNLALQQIMNDYVGIRIRSATLVKAALKYLAILKRKACNSLKVENSHELMRTLEVFDLLEVGEVIALAILQRDETRPPHIRLDCPWTNPLYNNLLLTVRKVEDKTEFEWRKRKTSIS
- a CDS encoding ferredoxin family protein, producing MPPVIDLEKCNGCATCAEICPLDVIRIKDGFPEVAYPEECWHCNACKLDCPMGAIELRFPLPLMLLYVEAKKEE
- a CDS encoding 30S ribosomal protein S15, which gives rise to MARIHSHRRGKSHSTRPTSKRAPSWVTHSPEEVEALIVKLAKSGLKPSEIGVRLRDEYGIPLVKPILGKSVTDVLRENNLLGDLPEDLERLLARAKRLQEHLAVHRSDRKNVRSLELLEAKIHRLSKYYKRIGRLPQDWKYSAVVAQLA
- a CDS encoding DHH family phosphoesterase — encoded protein: MGNLEALKAKASLIAEKIVEAAESRKRILIVGHIDADGISSASLIARALRCLEASYNIRILNDLTTTALEELRCEDYDLYVLCELGGGMLKVLENYLGSRWVLIDHHQVPEDELAHPSILNAWCYGFDGGVEACASTLAYFVSSAIDHSLRGFSWLPVVAALADKQDQGERRSLVGANKVVLEAAKDAGLVSESIDLLFYGRETRAVHEALAATTTPYIQGLSGNREACLTALSAAGIKLRSDDHWRTLSELTKEEKQKIVDILLPYIGGRGVDELIGYVYTLLKEDEFSPLRDAREFGTVLNACGRMGKSGLGVGLCLGDRGYSLTEAEKVLAEYRQIINRAVKMFTEDETRVMKHQLFNLIVADDLINAEMLGSISSILSTIPKFSDKPLFLTTKTKEGGLRISARLGAAYKGEVNIGLTLRKVAERVNGQGGGHKAAGGATLTYMEPAKLMSLIQEVLGA